The Streptomyces sp. NBC_00224 genome has a window encoding:
- a CDS encoding type I polyketide synthase, whose translation MDAEPIALVGIGCTLPGKVHGLDDMHTVLREGRDCVEEIPSSRWDVDEFYDPDPLALGKTYTRHGGFVDDVDLFDATFFGISDAEATRMDPQQRLLLQTVWHALEHAGQNADEIRGSNTGVFLALMNSNSYFILKHEALGLNGITAYDSMSDSMSISAGRVAHFLDLKGPCLTVDTACSGSLVAMHLARQSILTGECDSAIVAGANLILNPQVHIAFCKLGLFSPSGQCRSFDAKADGYVRSEGCVAALLRRQSLAEERGDPVLAHIVGTAINHDGRTPALTAPNGRTQEEVMRAVLTRSGIDPAQVDYVEAHGTGTPVGDPIEMGAIANAYGRPRTAGRPLYVGSAKSNFGHTEAAAGLLGVVKAALSLHRETIYPSVHLDRLNPKIDLRGAAVEVPTEPVPWPRGDVPRLAAVNSFGYSGTNAHVLLREAPRPRRHTDAVRRRPAELLVLSAKSSASLDALADRWAQYLSRTDRDSLPAAVYTAAAGRAAHRHRLAVTGRGGTEIANDLRLWRTRRTPPSVTGGHPVRAARTAFVFTGQGVQYPGMARELYDHEPEFAAAIDRCAEVLDGELPVPLRQLLFDERSPQALDDTRLAQPALFAVEYALASLLRSWGVVPDAVVGHSIGEVVAACVAGMLTLEDAARFSAVRGRLMGELPRDGVMLAVAADPGTVGGWLSGREADVSLAAVNGPRAVVVSGRAEAVEEVARLAGAQGIRTTRLRTSHAFHSPLMDPVLPELGKAAATLAPVAPAVPVFSGATGEALTGEEGPEYWSQQARRPVRFHDALRAVAASGCTAVVEIGPHPALRTYVAEAFGTADVTVIPTLQQDGRDVRNLLAAAGALFTAGAGVDLPALYRGPRHRRTSAAPQYPFRRDRYWVTPEDADRSATAPAAPPRQAAPEPRPAAQSVHRQDVQPGTPWVDHRILGATVFPATGYLELAVDARASADGYGSTPVELTDVSFVRPLVLAPARPSSVRVDLAREGAPADGRFRFTVAGGDGADAPRYCHGTVGPVGEQPGDCAERLEDLRAQMSTSLAPGRLYGLLREDGLEYGASFSTVRELWTDEAGGQALGRITAAPDGAARAGHPHRFATMLDGCLHLAAAAARDGAAKGTYLPVGIGRMVLHGPLPDQIWGHVRLRTDATDTAFTARLRVLDDTGRLLADLDAIEFRRVASLTDPEAAPAGPAGSRSRESGQSRRELRERVEPLAAGERRQAVIDWLMVEIVDTLGRMSTELEIDMSDLDPSLALLEIGLDSLTITELQRRIQEKLDFRFKAMEALEYQSIDELAEYLLHQVILADPADVGAPAHS comes from the coding sequence ATGGACGCTGAGCCCATTGCCTTAGTAGGGATCGGATGCACACTGCCCGGTAAAGTCCACGGGCTGGACGATATGCACACCGTCCTGCGGGAAGGGCGCGACTGCGTCGAAGAAATACCGTCCAGCCGCTGGGACGTGGACGAGTTCTACGATCCCGATCCCCTGGCCCTGGGCAAGACCTATACCCGTCACGGCGGATTCGTCGACGACGTCGACCTCTTCGACGCGACGTTCTTCGGCATCTCGGATGCCGAGGCGACCCGCATGGACCCGCAGCAGCGCCTGCTTCTGCAGACCGTGTGGCACGCCCTGGAGCACGCCGGGCAGAACGCCGACGAGATCAGGGGCAGCAACACCGGTGTCTTCCTGGCTCTCATGAACAGCAACAGCTACTTCATCCTCAAGCACGAGGCCTTGGGCCTCAACGGCATCACGGCCTACGACTCGATGAGCGACTCGATGAGCATCAGTGCCGGCCGCGTCGCCCACTTCCTCGACCTCAAGGGCCCGTGTCTCACAGTGGACACCGCCTGTTCCGGTTCGCTGGTCGCCATGCACCTGGCCAGGCAGTCCATCCTCACCGGCGAGTGTGATTCGGCCATCGTGGCCGGGGCCAATCTGATCCTCAACCCGCAGGTCCACATCGCGTTCTGCAAACTCGGCCTGTTCTCGCCCAGCGGGCAGTGCCGGTCCTTCGACGCGAAGGCGGACGGGTACGTCCGCAGCGAGGGCTGTGTGGCCGCGCTGCTGCGCCGCCAGTCGCTCGCCGAGGAGCGGGGCGATCCCGTCCTGGCCCACATCGTCGGCACCGCCATCAACCACGACGGACGCACCCCCGCGCTGACCGCCCCCAACGGGCGGACCCAGGAGGAGGTGATGCGCGCCGTCCTCACCCGCAGCGGCATCGACCCGGCGCAGGTCGACTACGTCGAGGCACACGGCACCGGGACCCCGGTCGGCGACCCCATCGAGATGGGCGCCATCGCCAACGCCTACGGACGGCCGCGCACCGCCGGGCGGCCGCTGTACGTCGGCTCGGCGAAGAGCAACTTCGGACACACCGAAGCCGCCGCGGGACTCCTCGGCGTCGTCAAGGCCGCCCTCTCCCTGCACCGCGAGACCATCTACCCCAGCGTCCACCTCGACCGCCTGAACCCCAAGATCGATCTCAGGGGTGCCGCGGTGGAGGTCCCCACCGAGCCGGTGCCCTGGCCCCGGGGAGACGTGCCGCGCCTGGCCGCCGTCAACTCCTTCGGCTACAGCGGCACCAACGCCCATGTGCTGCTGCGCGAGGCCCCGCGCCCGCGTCGGCACACCGACGCGGTGCGCCGACGCCCCGCCGAACTCCTTGTGCTGTCCGCCAAGTCGTCCGCGAGCCTGGACGCGCTGGCCGACCGCTGGGCGCAGTACCTCTCGCGCACCGACCGGGACAGTCTGCCGGCCGCCGTCTACACCGCCGCCGCCGGGCGGGCCGCGCACCGCCACCGTCTCGCGGTGACCGGACGGGGCGGCACCGAGATCGCCAACGACCTGCGGCTGTGGCGGACCCGCCGCACACCCCCGTCGGTCACCGGCGGCCACCCGGTCAGGGCCGCCAGGACGGCCTTCGTGTTCACCGGCCAGGGCGTCCAGTACCCGGGCATGGCCCGCGAACTGTACGACCACGAGCCGGAGTTCGCCGCCGCGATCGACCGGTGCGCCGAGGTGCTGGACGGCGAACTGCCCGTACCCCTGCGGCAGCTCCTCTTCGACGAGCGGTCACCGCAGGCGCTCGACGACACGCGGCTCGCACAGCCGGCGCTGTTCGCCGTCGAGTACGCGCTCGCATCCCTGCTGCGTTCCTGGGGAGTGGTTCCGGACGCGGTGGTGGGGCACAGCATCGGCGAAGTCGTCGCCGCGTGCGTCGCCGGCATGCTCACCTTGGAGGACGCCGCCCGCTTCAGCGCGGTACGCGGCCGTCTCATGGGCGAACTGCCGCGCGACGGGGTGATGCTGGCCGTCGCAGCCGACCCCGGGACCGTCGGGGGCTGGCTGTCCGGGCGGGAGGCCGACGTCTCCCTGGCCGCGGTCAACGGGCCGCGCGCCGTGGTCGTCTCCGGCCGGGCGGAGGCCGTGGAGGAAGTGGCGCGTCTCGCCGGGGCACAGGGCATCCGCACCACCCGGCTGCGCACCTCCCACGCCTTCCACTCACCGCTGATGGACCCGGTCCTGCCCGAGCTGGGCAAGGCCGCCGCCACGCTGGCCCCCGTCGCCCCGGCCGTCCCGGTGTTCTCCGGCGCCACAGGCGAGGCACTGACCGGTGAGGAGGGGCCCGAGTACTGGAGCCAGCAGGCCCGTCGGCCGGTCCGGTTCCACGACGCCCTGCGTGCGGTGGCCGCCAGTGGCTGCACCGCGGTCGTCGAGATCGGCCCCCACCCCGCGCTGCGGACGTATGTGGCGGAGGCGTTCGGCACGGCCGACGTGACGGTGATCCCCACCCTCCAGCAGGACGGGCGGGACGTGCGCAACCTCCTCGCCGCCGCGGGCGCCCTGTTCACGGCGGGTGCCGGCGTCGACCTGCCCGCGCTGTACCGGGGCCCGCGCCACCGCCGTACCTCCGCCGCCCCGCAGTACCCCTTCCGCAGGGACCGGTACTGGGTGACACCCGAGGACGCCGACCGCTCGGCGACCGCACCGGCGGCTCCACCACGGCAGGCAGCCCCCGAGCCGCGACCGGCGGCGCAGAGTGTCCACCGGCAGGACGTGCAGCCCGGCACACCGTGGGTGGACCACCGCATCCTCGGTGCGACCGTCTTCCCGGCCACCGGCTATCTGGAGCTGGCCGTCGACGCCCGCGCCTCGGCCGACGGCTACGGCTCCACACCGGTCGAGCTCACCGACGTCAGCTTCGTGCGGCCGCTCGTCCTGGCCCCCGCCAGGCCCAGCAGCGTACGGGTGGACCTGGCGCGCGAGGGTGCTCCGGCGGACGGCCGTTTCCGGTTCACGGTGGCGGGGGGCGACGGCGCCGACGCGCCCCGGTACTGCCACGGGACGGTCGGCCCCGTCGGCGAGCAACCGGGCGACTGTGCCGAGCGCCTTGAGGATCTGCGCGCACAGATGTCCACGTCGCTCGCGCCCGGGCGCCTCTACGGACTGCTGCGCGAGGACGGCCTGGAGTACGGCGCGAGCTTCTCCACCGTCCGCGAGCTGTGGACCGACGAAGCGGGCGGCCAGGCGCTGGGCCGGATCACCGCCGCTCCCGACGGCGCGGCGCGGGCCGGGCATCCGCACCGGTTCGCGACCATGCTCGACGGCTGTCTGCACCTGGCCGCGGCCGCCGCACGCGACGGCGCCGCCAAGGGCACCTATCTCCCGGTGGGAATCGGCCGGATGGTGCTGCACGGCCCCCTGCCCGACCAGATCTGGGGCCATGTCCGGCTGCGTACCGATGCCACCGACACCGCGTTCACGGCGCGCCTGCGCGTCCTGGACGACACCGGGCGCCTCCTCGCGGACCTGGACGCCATCGAGTTCCGGCGGGTGGCCTCACTGACCGACCCGGAGGCGGCCCCGGCCGGGCCCGCCGGCAGCCGTTCGCGCGAGAGCGGCCAGTCGCGGCGCGAACTGCGCGAACGCGTCGAGCCCCTCGCCGCCGGGGAGCGCCGGCAGGCGGTCATCGACTGGCTCATGGTCGAGATCGTCGACACCCTGGGCCGGATGTCGACGGAGCTGGAGATCGACATGAGCGATCTCGACCCCTCGCTGGCCCTCCTTGAGATCGGCCTCGACTCGCTGACCATCACCGAACTCCAGCGGCGCATCCAGGAGAAGCTCGACTTCCGTTTCAAGGCCATGGAGGCCCTGGAGTACCAGAGCATCGACGAACTGGCGGAGTACCTCCTCCACCAGGTGATCCTGGCGGACCCGGCCGACGTCGGCGCTCCGGCGCACTCCTGA
- the gltX gene encoding glutamate--tRNA ligase, which yields MFHVGGARSALYNWAVARQSGGTFVLRIEDTDAARNRPEWTDGIIGALASIGISQADPAFEGPYFQSQNADRHREAAQRLYASGHAYYCDCTREQVQERTGSQQLGYDGFCRERGLEYAQGRALRFRTPDEGATVVVDLVRGEPAFPNSAIEDFVIARGDGSPVFLIANVVDDLAEGITQVIRGEEHLSNTPKQQLLWEALGATPPVWAHLPVIVNDKRQKLSKRRDKVALEDYLAEGYLPKAMVNYLMLLGWGPGGDMEIRPQEELERLFRVKDVNGSSAFFDVKKLSAFNGAYVRDLSVDEFIEACGRWLTEPYATWSPESFDAAAFATVAPLAQTRITVLSEITKYVDWLFLDEPVDDEASWTKAMKPGAEAIIQDTRERYAAAPWDTDSLKTALEEVAEAHGLKLGKAQAPVRVAVTGRTVGLPLFESLEVLGRERTLARLDAALTRLAK from the coding sequence ATGTTCCACGTCGGCGGGGCCCGGTCCGCTCTCTACAACTGGGCCGTCGCGCGACAGTCCGGCGGCACGTTCGTCCTCCGTATCGAAGACACCGACGCCGCGCGCAACAGGCCCGAGTGGACGGACGGGATCATCGGGGCGCTCGCGTCGATCGGCATCTCCCAGGCCGACCCCGCCTTCGAAGGGCCGTACTTCCAGTCGCAGAACGCCGACCGGCATCGCGAGGCCGCGCAGCGCTTGTACGCGTCCGGTCACGCCTACTACTGCGACTGCACCCGGGAACAGGTCCAGGAGCGGACCGGGTCGCAGCAGCTCGGGTACGACGGGTTCTGCCGGGAGCGCGGTCTGGAGTACGCGCAGGGGCGGGCGCTGCGGTTCCGTACGCCCGACGAGGGCGCGACCGTGGTCGTGGACCTGGTCCGGGGCGAGCCGGCCTTCCCGAACTCCGCCATCGAGGACTTCGTCATCGCGCGTGGTGACGGATCACCCGTCTTCTTGATCGCGAACGTGGTGGACGACCTGGCCGAGGGGATCACTCAGGTCATCCGGGGCGAGGAGCACCTGTCGAACACGCCGAAGCAGCAGCTGCTGTGGGAGGCGCTCGGTGCGACGCCGCCGGTGTGGGCGCATCTGCCCGTGATCGTCAACGACAAGCGGCAGAAGCTCTCCAAGCGGCGCGACAAGGTCGCGTTGGAGGACTACCTCGCCGAGGGCTATCTGCCGAAGGCCATGGTGAACTATCTGATGCTGCTGGGTTGGGGCCCCGGCGGCGACATGGAGATCCGGCCGCAGGAGGAGCTGGAACGCCTGTTCCGGGTGAAGGACGTCAACGGCTCCTCGGCGTTCTTCGACGTGAAGAAGTTGTCCGCCTTCAACGGCGCGTACGTACGCGATCTGTCGGTCGACGAGTTCATCGAGGCGTGCGGTCGGTGGCTGACCGAGCCGTACGCGACCTGGTCACCCGAGTCCTTCGACGCCGCCGCCTTCGCGACCGTGGCACCGCTGGCACAGACACGCATCACCGTGCTCAGCGAGATCACCAAGTACGTCGACTGGCTGTTCCTCGACGAGCCGGTGGACGACGAGGCGTCGTGGACGAAGGCGATGAAGCCGGGCGCCGAAGCGATCATCCAGGACACCCGGGAGCGCTACGCCGCGGCGCCGTGGGACACCGACTCCCTCAAGACAGCCCTGGAGGAGGTGGCCGAAGCCCACGGCCTCAAACTGGGCAAGGCCCAGGCCCCGGTACGCGTCGCGGTGACCGGCAGGACGGTTGGCCTGCCGCTCTTCGAGTCGCTGGAGGTCCTGGGGCGCGAGCGGACACTGGCGCGACTGGATGCCGCACTGACGAGGCTCGCCAAGTAG
- a CDS encoding coproporphyrinogen-III oxidase family protein, giving the protein MPATVLSPDFVNNYLDSHLGERQVNKIQHGFPSPRFWNELSVPLDEIAEDRIHLREAHGTSPVFLYVGVPYCIQTDPGKCGYCLFPVEEFQGNAALETYYGYVEREAEMYREQMQGSVLAGAYFGGGTSNLYKGPVYHRLMDMVRRLFPEISEQADLTLEGIPQLFSREKMQAISDSGMNRISMGVQQVNERLNSFSGRKQTTKHVIQSLEWARELGLSANVDLIFGWPQQTVDTMLEDLETLVSWDVYDITHYELNVGGPTDFALNRFHELPSTLANLELYRAGRDFLLDRGYEQLSTYNFRRPGDPAAHDFREGYTTRFDHLDTLGLGYAAITFFGNPALASGRSWSFINQRNLAQYKAAVDNGRFPVERGYRHTSEDWLMMLLFRSLISTEIDRTQYAAAFGLDVYDKFATVWDALAERGYARITPERITLTGDGPFYAPMISALISEDRYRELREEAARRKKESGRPAAASRSGQ; this is encoded by the coding sequence GTGCCAGCAACCGTGTTGAGCCCCGACTTCGTCAACAACTACCTCGACAGCCACCTCGGTGAACGCCAGGTCAACAAGATCCAGCACGGCTTCCCGTCGCCGCGTTTCTGGAACGAACTGTCCGTGCCCCTCGACGAGATCGCCGAGGACCGGATCCACCTGCGCGAAGCGCACGGCACATCACCCGTGTTCCTGTACGTCGGCGTCCCGTACTGCATCCAGACCGACCCCGGAAAGTGCGGGTATTGCCTCTTCCCCGTGGAGGAGTTCCAGGGCAACGCCGCCCTGGAGACCTACTACGGGTACGTGGAGCGGGAAGCGGAGATGTACCGGGAGCAGATGCAGGGCTCCGTCCTCGCCGGAGCGTACTTCGGCGGGGGCACCTCCAACCTCTACAAAGGCCCCGTCTACCACCGGCTGATGGACATGGTGCGCCGTCTCTTCCCGGAGATCTCGGAGCAGGCGGACCTCACCCTGGAAGGCATTCCCCAGCTGTTCTCCCGGGAGAAGATGCAGGCCATCAGCGACTCCGGGATGAACCGCATCAGCATGGGCGTGCAGCAGGTCAACGAACGCCTCAACAGCTTCAGCGGCCGCAAACAGACCACCAAGCACGTCATCCAGAGCCTGGAGTGGGCCCGCGAGCTCGGGCTGTCCGCCAACGTCGACCTGATCTTCGGCTGGCCGCAGCAGACCGTCGACACGATGCTGGAGGATCTGGAGACCCTGGTCTCGTGGGACGTCTACGACATCACCCACTACGAGCTGAACGTCGGCGGTCCCACCGACTTCGCGCTCAACCGCTTCCACGAACTGCCCAGCACCCTGGCCAACCTGGAGCTGTACCGGGCGGGGCGCGACTTCCTGCTCGACCGGGGCTACGAGCAACTGTCCACGTACAACTTCCGCCGTCCCGGCGACCCCGCGGCCCACGACTTCCGCGAGGGCTACACCACCCGCTTCGACCACCTGGACACCCTGGGGCTCGGCTACGCGGCGATCACCTTCTTCGGCAATCCCGCACTCGCCTCGGGCCGCTCCTGGTCGTTCATCAACCAACGCAACCTGGCCCAGTACAAGGCGGCCGTCGACAACGGCCGGTTCCCCGTCGAACGGGGCTACCGGCACACCTCCGAGGACTGGCTGATGATGCTGCTCTTCCGCAGTCTCATCAGCACGGAGATCGACCGGACCCAGTACGCGGCCGCCTTCGGCCTCGACGTCTACGACAAGTTCGCCACCGTCTGGGACGCCCTGGCCGAGCGCGGGTACGCGCGGATCACGCCGGAGCGGATCACTCTGACCGGCGACGGCCCGTTCTACGCACCGATGATCTCCGCCCTGATCTCCGAGGACCGCTACCGCGAGCTGCGCGAGGAGGCGGCGCGGCGCAAGAAGGAGTCCGGCAGGCCCGCGGCCGCGTCCCGGAGCGGACAGTGA
- a CDS encoding MMPL family transporter, which yields MFDRVSASLYRRRVAVLWVSAVVVVLAGIGGLGVENRLVHGGFADPGAQSSRAERLVAEHFPAADDDLVLLLRGAGPVDSAQLTSLGSELTRRAERTPGVRAATSYWTAGRAPSLRSRDGSIGLVTLSLRGDEDDRAKTAERLVPDVRRHARGVTVMAAGSAQVQSEVGKQTAHDLLLAEAIATPITLVLLLLIFGSAVAAALPLVIALLSILVSRAVLNALAGTVSISVYSMNSTTALGLGLAIDYSLFILARFREELRGGATVREALVPTVRRAGRTVAFSALTVALSLVALLVFPQFFLRSFAYGGIAVVLTAAAGAVFVLPALLAVVGHRVNRYDVFARWRGAAPPAAPQDGRWYRFAMAVMRRPALYGGAVIVLLLVLASPFTRVSAGLFDDRSLPADSQVHRATQLLRDRFDAGVLGTVPVVVEGAGRGLDSYARTLSTVRGVRQVTASTGSYAAGRRVQEPGAGAAALVDGDTALLSVVSSVEQDSSAGTRLVGRLRKVAPPDGTEGVWVGGRAAEVRDSTAAITRATPAAIGIVVGFSLVLLFLFTGSVLMPLKALVLNTLSLSATFGAMVFVFQEGHLSFLVGSPLHTGTLDATIPILTFCVAFGLSMDYEVFLLSRIRERYMRTGDNTESVAFGLQHTGRIITAAAVLVAVVLFVFAVSGVTLLKLLGVGLALAVILDATLVRAVLVPSFMRLAGRANWWAPGPLRRLHDRAGLREDVDDGA from the coding sequence ATGTTCGACCGCGTCAGCGCGTCGCTGTACCGGCGGCGCGTGGCTGTGCTGTGGGTGAGCGCGGTTGTCGTCGTACTGGCGGGAATCGGCGGCCTGGGGGTGGAGAACCGGCTGGTCCACGGCGGGTTCGCGGATCCCGGGGCGCAGTCCTCCCGTGCCGAGCGCCTGGTGGCCGAGCACTTCCCCGCCGCGGACGACGACCTCGTTCTGCTGCTGCGCGGCGCCGGTCCGGTCGACTCGGCGCAGCTGACTTCCCTCGGCTCAGAGCTGACCCGGCGCGCGGAACGGACCCCCGGCGTGCGCGCGGCCACCTCGTACTGGACAGCCGGGCGCGCGCCCTCGCTGCGCTCCCGGGACGGCTCCATCGGGCTCGTCACCCTCTCCCTGCGCGGCGACGAGGACGACCGGGCGAAGACCGCGGAGCGGCTGGTGCCGGACGTGCGGCGGCACGCGCGGGGGGTGACGGTGATGGCGGCCGGGTCCGCGCAGGTGCAGTCGGAGGTCGGCAAGCAGACCGCCCACGATCTGCTGCTCGCCGAGGCGATAGCCACGCCGATCACCCTGGTGCTCCTCCTGCTGATCTTCGGCAGCGCTGTGGCCGCCGCTCTGCCGCTGGTCATCGCGCTGCTGTCGATCCTGGTGAGCCGGGCCGTGCTCAACGCGCTGGCGGGCACCGTGTCGATCTCGGTGTACTCGATGAACTCCACCACCGCGCTCGGCCTCGGGCTCGCCATCGACTACAGCCTGTTCATCCTCGCCCGTTTCCGTGAGGAGCTGCGCGGGGGCGCCACGGTGCGCGAGGCCCTGGTGCCCACGGTGCGCAGGGCCGGGCGGACGGTCGCGTTCTCCGCGCTCACCGTGGCCCTGTCCCTCGTCGCCCTGCTGGTCTTTCCCCAGTTCTTCCTGCGGTCCTTCGCGTACGGCGGGATCGCGGTGGTCCTCACGGCCGCCGCGGGCGCGGTCTTCGTGCTGCCCGCGCTGCTGGCCGTCGTGGGCCACCGGGTCAACCGCTACGACGTCTTCGCCCGGTGGCGCGGTGCCGCGCCGCCCGCCGCTCCGCAGGACGGGCGCTGGTACCGGTTCGCGATGGCGGTGATGCGCCGCCCGGCCCTCTACGGCGGGGCCGTGATCGTACTGCTGCTCGTCCTGGCCTCCCCGTTCACCCGGGTCTCCGCCGGTCTCTTCGACGACCGCTCGCTGCCCGCCGACTCCCAGGTGCACCGCGCCACGCAGCTGCTGCGCGACCGCTTCGACGCGGGCGTGCTGGGCACGGTCCCGGTGGTGGTCGAGGGCGCGGGGCGCGGCCTGGATTCCTACGCCCGCACACTGTCCACCGTGCGGGGCGTACGCCAGGTGACCGCGTCCACCGGCTCTTACGCGGCCGGCCGCCGGGTCCAGGAGCCCGGCGCGGGTGCCGCCGCGCTGGTGGACGGCGATACGGCTCTGCTCTCCGTGGTCTCCTCGGTGGAGCAGGACTCGTCCGCCGGCACCCGACTCGTAGGCCGTCTGCGGAAGGTGGCGCCGCCCGACGGCACCGAGGGGGTGTGGGTGGGCGGACGGGCCGCCGAGGTCAGGGACAGCACCGCGGCCATCACCCGGGCCACTCCGGCGGCGATCGGGATCGTGGTGGGCTTCTCCCTGGTGCTGCTGTTCCTGTTCACCGGGAGCGTGCTGATGCCGCTGAAGGCGCTGGTGCTCAACACCCTCAGCCTCAGTGCCACGTTCGGGGCGATGGTGTTCGTCTTCCAGGAGGGCCACCTGTCGTTCCTGGTGGGCAGCCCGCTGCACACCGGCACCCTGGACGCGACCATTCCGATCCTGACCTTCTGCGTGGCTTTCGGCCTCTCCATGGACTACGAGGTGTTCCTGCTGTCCCGTATCCGCGAGCGCTACATGCGCACCGGCGACAACACGGAGTCGGTGGCCTTCGGCCTCCAGCACACCGGCCGCATCATCACGGCCGCGGCGGTCCTGGTGGCCGTGGTCCTGTTCGTCTTCGCGGTCTCCGGGGTGACGCTGCTGAAGCTGCTCGGCGTCGGCCTGGCCCTGGCGGTGATCCTGGACGCGACACTGGTCCGCGCGGTACTGGTCCCCTCGTTCATGCGCCTGGCAGGCCGCGCCAACTGGTGGGCCCCTGGGCCGCTGCGCCGCCTCCACGACCGGGCGGGGCTGCGGGAGGACGTGGACGACGGGGCCTGA
- the fabG gene encoding 3-oxoacyl-ACP reductase FabG, translating to MTDDLPLAGRGCVVTGGSRGIGAAVVRLALAQGADVVFGYHSDKDRARTLADELGAAYPDQRCVPLYAQVADTDEAERFAVAALGHLDRFDVLVNNAGVTRDTLFARMTPQQWREVIGTNLDSMYTVTKPLLMPLVKQRGGAIINIASSSGLHGIPSQTAYSAAKAGVIGFTKALAKEIGARGVTVNAVAPGLIETDMTAAIPPDKTEFLKSLIPGHAFGTPQDVAHLVCFLASDRARYITGQAIEVSGGLVV from the coding sequence GTGACGGACGACCTCCCCCTGGCGGGGCGCGGCTGCGTCGTCACCGGCGGGTCGCGGGGCATCGGCGCCGCGGTGGTGCGCCTCGCACTGGCGCAGGGCGCCGATGTCGTCTTCGGCTACCACAGCGACAAGGACCGCGCCCGCACCCTCGCGGACGAGCTGGGCGCCGCGTATCCCGACCAGCGCTGCGTCCCGCTCTATGCCCAGGTGGCCGACACCGATGAGGCCGAGCGCTTCGCCGTCGCGGCGCTCGGCCACCTCGACCGGTTCGACGTCCTCGTCAACAACGCGGGCGTCACCCGGGACACCCTGTTCGCCCGGATGACCCCGCAGCAGTGGCGCGAGGTCATCGGCACCAACCTCGACAGCATGTACACCGTCACCAAACCGCTGCTGATGCCGCTGGTGAAACAGCGCGGCGGTGCCATCATCAACATCGCCTCCTCCTCCGGGCTGCACGGCATCCCCAGTCAGACGGCCTACTCCGCCGCCAAGGCCGGGGTGATCGGCTTCACCAAGGCACTGGCCAAGGAGATCGGTGCCCGGGGCGTCACCGTAAACGCGGTCGCCCCGGGACTCATCGAAACCGATATGACGGCCGCGATACCGCCGGACAAGACCGAGTTCCTCAAATCCCTCATCCCCGGCCACGCCTTCGGCACCCCGCAGGACGTGGCGCACCTGGTGTGCTTCCTCGCCTCCGACCGGGCCCGCTACATCACCGGGCAGGCCATCGAGGTCTCCGGCGGCCTGGTCGTATAG
- a CDS encoding acyl-CoA thioesterase: MDQERALLDLLDLDPVPDRGEGEHFLGPAPLEPSSPVYGGHLAAQALAAAGRTVSDGLDVHSMHAHFTRPAVPNTPFEHRVERVKDSTAFAARRVCTSQRGREVFSLTASFHRPETGLAHQDPMPPVPAPEDLPTYEERLTKAFGAQVSPLGKPYDQRFVGPLSFDVEKDPSLASARTQVWVRTKGKLSPGAGGDRERLLHACLLVYLCDVTMLETVLVRHGVSWFHASGRSIDYTVWIHHPFRADDWLLCAHETPVAAGGRGLVLGRVFTRDGILAATLAQEGLLRVSGGHGQTV, encoded by the coding sequence ATGGATCAGGAACGCGCACTCCTCGACCTGCTCGACCTGGACCCCGTGCCCGACCGGGGCGAGGGCGAGCACTTCCTCGGACCGGCTCCCCTGGAGCCCTCCTCCCCCGTGTACGGAGGACATCTGGCCGCCCAGGCGCTGGCCGCCGCCGGCCGTACGGTGTCCGACGGGCTGGACGTGCACTCGATGCACGCTCACTTCACCCGGCCCGCTGTGCCGAACACGCCCTTCGAGCACCGGGTCGAACGGGTCAAGGACAGCACTGCCTTCGCCGCCCGACGGGTGTGTACGAGCCAGCGTGGCCGGGAGGTGTTCTCCCTGACCGCCTCCTTCCACCGGCCCGAGACGGGCCTCGCCCACCAGGACCCCATGCCTCCGGTTCCGGCTCCGGAGGACCTGCCCACGTACGAGGAACGGCTGACCAAGGCGTTCGGCGCGCAGGTGTCGCCCCTGGGCAAGCCCTACGACCAGCGCTTCGTCGGGCCGTTGAGCTTCGACGTGGAGAAGGACCCGTCGCTGGCGTCCGCCCGGACCCAGGTGTGGGTGCGCACCAAGGGCAAGCTGTCCCCCGGGGCGGGCGGCGACCGCGAACGGCTGCTCCACGCCTGCCTCCTGGTCTACCTCTGCGACGTCACCATGCTGGAGACCGTGCTGGTGCGGCACGGCGTCTCGTGGTTCCACGCCAGTGGCCGCAGCATCGACTACACGGTGTGGATCCACCACCCCTTCCGTGCGGACGACTGGCTGCTCTGCGCCCACGAGACGCCAGTGGCCGCCGGAGGGCGTGGCCTCGTCCTCGGCCGGGTCTTCACCCGTGACGGGATCCTGGCCGCCACTCTCGCCCAGGAGGGACTCCTGCGCGTGAGCGGCGGCCATGGGCAGACCGTTTGA